The Christiangramia forsetii KT0803 DNA segment ATTTAAATAGCATAATAAATATGTAGAAGGTAAGTTTTTAAGGTCTCGCTTATCGCCAGCATTGAGATCATAGCCTTTCTTTAATTTCATAATCACTGCCTGGTTGGTATTGTATATATGGTACAGGGTTTTTTTATCAAATCTTGGGGGTTCAAATAATAATTTACTGTCTATATCATAATTTCCATTGTCTCGAAAACTAATGGTTACCTCTTCCAGTGGATAATATTGAAACTGGTCATGAAAACCAAGGTGTACATATTCTGTAATCCTAAAATTATTATGATCCTGTACAATGCTTACTTCATCCAAATCTGAATAAAATAACTTCACCTGTTCATTGATAAGTTCAATATCTACTCTAGAGAAATATGTTTCCCCTTTTATCTTTTTTTCCTTACCTGCCCAGCAAACCACAAAATACTCCTTAAAGACTTTATAGGTAGGTTTATAGTCCCGTCTCTTTTTCATAAAGTCAAAAACACCATCAAGTGTATATTCAATGTTGTTATGTGAGTGGTTTTCAATGGAAGCCACTAACTCTGAATTCACGTCCTTTATTTCAATGTCAAAAACCTTCGGCATACTAATACTGCCGTCCCTCAGAAAAACAGAGCCACCATAATATTTCCAGATATTTTTTCTAAAAGAGCATATTTTGCCATTATTTGGACGAATAGTCACCAACCCAACCACTAAATGATCTGGTAAATGAGGAAAAGGAATGTTTTCATAAGAAATAATAGGCGGATTACTGAGATAAGCATTTATGAGATTTTGAATCTTACTATCATCAAAAAAGTCGATTCCCACTATTTTACTATCCTCATCTTCCACACCAATAACGATGTACGAATTATTCTCGGGATTTGAGTTAGAAAGGGCACAGATATGTTTTAAGAATTTTGCTTTCCCCTCTTTTTCACCAATATTCAACTGGCGCTTTTTGTCATAAAAACTGTTCTCATCATTATGAGCAAGCAGATTTTTAATAAGAAGGCGTTTGTTGATCATGGTTTTATAGCTGTCAGCTTAAAGCTTTATGCTTTTTTATCTAATATGGTACTCGAAGCCTGCGCTGTAGGCATAACTGTAAGGTCAGCGATATTAACATGATAAGGTCTGGTAACCACAAAATGAATAATATCTGCAATGTCTTCCGGCTGTAAAGCCTTAAATCCCTGATATACTTTTTCAGCTTTATCAATATCGCCTTTAAATCTTACATCACTGAATTCTGTTTGGGTGAGTCCAGGATTCACCGCTCCCACTCGAATTCCATTACCATTCAGGTCA contains these protein-coding regions:
- a CDS encoding ATP-binding protein, which produces MINKRLLIKNLLAHNDENSFYDKKRQLNIGEKEGKAKFLKHICALSNSNPENNSYIVIGVEDEDSKIVGIDFFDDSKIQNLINAYLSNPPIISYENIPFPHLPDHLVVGLVTIRPNNGKICSFRKNIWKYYGGSVFLRDGSISMPKVFDIEIKDVNSELVASIENHSHNNIEYTLDGVFDFMKKRRDYKPTYKVFKEYFVVCWAGKEKKIKGETYFSRVDIELINEQVKLFYSDLDEVSIVQDHNNFRITEYVHLGFHDQFQYYPLEEVTISFRDNGNYDIDSKLLFEPPRFDKKTLYHIYNTNQAVIMKLKKGYDLNAGDKRDLKNLPSTYLLCYLNNFSEALTKLEEAKPYLKAYNEEVYHSYKESMRILRKVKYN